In Elephas maximus indicus isolate mEleMax1 chromosome 7, mEleMax1 primary haplotype, whole genome shotgun sequence, the following proteins share a genomic window:
- the LOC126079214 gene encoding olfactory receptor 52A1-like — MSISNITVLMPSVLTLVGIPGLESVQCWIGIPFFAMYLVAMIGNSLLLSVIISEHSLHEPMYIFLGMLGATDIALATSITPRMLGIFWFHMPEIYFDSCLLQMWLIHTFQCIESGILLAMALDRYVAICYPLRHAAIFTHQLVTQIGTVVTLRAAILVTPCLILIKCRLKFYHTTVVSHSYCEHMAIVKLGAENVRVSKILGLFVAFTVAGFDLVFITLSYIQIFTTVFHLPQKEAKLKAFNTCIAHICVFLQFYLLAFFSFFTHRFGSHIPPYIHILFSSIYLLVPPFLNPLVYGVKTKQIRSHVVKMFSS, encoded by the coding sequence ATGTCCATTTCCAACATCACAGTTCTCATGCCCTCTGTGTTGACACTAGTAGGGATCCCAGGCCTAGAGTCTGTGCAGTGCTGGATTGGGATTCCATTCTTTGCCATGTACCTCGTTGCTATGATTGGAAACTCCTTGCTTCTGAGTGTCATAATATCAGAACACAGCCTCCATGAGCCCATGTACATTTTCCTAGGAATGCTAGGAGCCACAGATATTGCACTTGCTACCAGCATTACACCCAGGATGCTTGGAATCTTCTGGTTTCATATGCCAGAGATCTACTTTGATTCCTGCTTGCTTCAAATGTGGCTCATCCACACATTTCAGTGCATCGAGTCAGGCATCCTGCTGGCCATGGCCCTGGACCGTTATGTTGCCATCTGTTATCCACTGAGGCATGCCGCCATCTTCACCCACCAGCTAGTCACCCAAATAGGTACTGTGGTTACACTCAGGGCTGCCATTCTTGTAACCCCATGCCTAATACTGATAAAGTGCCGGCTTAAGTTTTATCATACAACCGTTGTCTCCCACTCCTACTGTGAACATATGGCCATTGTGAAACTAGGGGCAGAAAATGTTCGAGTCAGCAAGATCCTCGGTTTGTTTGTAGCTTTCACAGTAGCAGGGTTTGACCTCGTTTTCATCACCTTGTCCTACATCCAAATATTTACCACAGTTTTCCATTTGCCCCAGAAGGAGGCGAAGTTGAAAGCATTCAACACCTGCATTGCTCACATCtgtgtcttcctccagttctacCTCTTggccttcttctccttcttcacaCATAGGTTTGGTTCTCATATCCCGCCTTATATCCATATCCTCTTTTCCAGCATTTATTTGCTGGTCCCTCCTTTTCTCAATCCACTTGTCTATGGTGTAAAGACCAAGCAGATCCGCAGTCATGTGGTAAAAATGTTCAGTTCTTAA